One part of the Marichromatium purpuratum 984 genome encodes these proteins:
- a CDS encoding pentapeptide repeat-containing protein encodes MIEIRHRDSGEVLAEIERDTLVGADLRDMRLDGADLSGLDLSSADLSASDLVGARLHGSCLREAILVGAQLRAADLAEANLTRARLGAERPARAAMLNAARLAGADLSGADLRNVELRQADLAGATLAHADLRGADFQGANLVRTRAHRALLIKANLAEADLSGADLRDSHLNDANLTRARLCEADLGSAFSDGFTVLNLANLEGADLRGARLCHASAQDANFRYADLTDADLTDAVLGGAILHRADLTGADFTRVELASVTLEFANVSKARNAQVPSYKKNLR; translated from the coding sequence ATGATCGAAATCAGACACCGCGACAGTGGCGAGGTGCTGGCGGAAATCGAGCGTGACACTCTCGTCGGCGCCGATCTGCGCGACATGCGTCTCGACGGCGCCGACCTCTCGGGGCTCGATCTCAGCAGCGCTGATCTCAGCGCCAGCGATCTGGTCGGCGCTCGACTGCACGGGAGCTGTCTGCGCGAGGCGATCCTGGTCGGCGCGCAGCTGCGCGCGGCCGATCTCGCCGAGGCCAACCTGACGCGCGCCCGCCTCGGTGCCGAGCGCCCGGCACGCGCGGCAATGCTCAACGCCGCACGACTGGCCGGCGCCGATCTCAGCGGCGCCGACCTGCGCAACGTCGAGCTGCGCCAGGCCGATCTCGCCGGGGCCACCCTCGCCCATGCCGACCTGCGCGGTGCCGACTTCCAGGGCGCCAACCTGGTCCGGACGCGGGCCCATCGCGCGCTCCTGATCAAGGCCAATCTCGCCGAGGCCGATCTCAGCGGCGCCGACCTGCGCGACAGTCATCTCAACGATGCCAACCTCACCCGCGCCCGGCTCTGTGAAGCCGACCTCGGCAGCGCCTTCAGCGATGGCTTCACCGTGCTCAATCTCGCCAATCTCGAAGGCGCCGATCTGCGCGGCGCGCGGCTCTGCCATGCCTCGGCGCAGGACGCCAACTTCCGCTACGCCGATCTCACCGACGCCGATCTCACCGATGCGGTGCTCGGCGGCGCCATCCTCCATCGCGCCGATCTCACCGGCGCTGACTTCACCCGGGTGGAACTGGCCAGCGTGACCCTGGAGTTCGCCAACGTCTCCAAGGCGCGCAACGCCCAGGTGCCCTCCTACAAGAAGAACCTGCGCTGA
- a CDS encoding O-acetylhomoserine aminocarboxypropyltransferase/cysteine synthase family protein: MKLETLAIHAGFEPDPTTKSVVTPIYQTTSYAFDDTQHGADLFDLKVPGNIYTRIMNPTTDVLERRVTAMEGGVGGLAFASGMSAVTNAIFTLAQAGDNIIAVSRLYGGSYNLFAHTLPRLGIEVRFAEPNDIAAMDALVDAKTKAVFCESIGNPAGNVADVQAMADMAHAHGVPLIVDNTVPSPYLHRPFEHGADIVVHALTKYMAGHGTTIAGMLVDSGKFPWAEHAERFPMLNEPDPSYHGVVYTQDMGEAAFITRARVVPLRNMGAALAPFNSFLVLQGIETLPVRMDRHCENALAVAQYLQDHPRVAWVRYAGLPDSPDHALIQRYMDGGKASAILSFGIKGGREAGARFIDALQLTLRLVNIGDSKTLACHPATTTHRQLSPEEMARAGVSEDLIRLSVGLEHVDDIIADLDQALTASS, from the coding sequence ATGAAACTCGAAACTCTTGCCATCCATGCCGGGTTCGAACCCGATCCCACCACCAAGTCGGTGGTGACCCCGATCTACCAGACCACCAGCTACGCCTTCGACGATACCCAGCACGGCGCCGATCTGTTCGACCTCAAGGTTCCGGGAAATATCTACACCCGGATCATGAATCCCACCACCGACGTGCTCGAGCGCCGGGTCACGGCGATGGAGGGCGGGGTCGGTGGTCTGGCCTTCGCCTCCGGCATGTCGGCGGTCACCAACGCTATCTTCACCCTGGCGCAGGCCGGCGACAACATCATCGCCGTCTCGCGGCTCTACGGCGGTAGCTACAACCTGTTCGCCCACACCCTGCCGCGGCTCGGTATCGAGGTGCGCTTCGCCGAGCCCAACGACATCGCCGCGATGGACGCCCTGGTCGACGCCAAGACCAAGGCGGTCTTCTGCGAGTCGATCGGCAATCCCGCCGGCAACGTCGCCGATGTCCAGGCGATGGCCGACATGGCCCACGCCCACGGCGTGCCGCTGATCGTCGACAACACCGTACCCTCGCCCTATCTGCACCGTCCCTTCGAGCACGGCGCCGATATCGTGGTCCACGCCCTGACCAAGTACATGGCTGGTCACGGTACCACCATCGCCGGAATGCTGGTCGATTCGGGCAAGTTCCCCTGGGCCGAGCACGCTGAGCGTTTCCCGATGCTCAACGAGCCCGATCCGTCCTATCATGGCGTGGTCTATACCCAGGACATGGGCGAGGCGGCCTTCATCACCCGTGCCCGGGTGGTGCCGCTGCGTAACATGGGGGCGGCGCTCGCGCCCTTTAACAGCTTCCTGGTGCTGCAGGGCATCGAGACGCTACCGGTGCGCATGGATCGTCACTGCGAGAACGCACTCGCCGTCGCCCAGTACCTGCAGGACCACCCGCGTGTGGCCTGGGTGCGCTATGCCGGTCTGCCCGACAGCCCCGACCACGCGCTGATCCAGCGCTACATGGACGGCGGCAAGGCCAGCGCCATCCTCTCGTTCGGCATCAAGGGCGGTCGCGAGGCCGGCGCGCGCTTCATCGACGCGCTCCAGCTCACCTTGCGACTGGTCAACATCGGCGATTCCAAGACGCTCGCCTGCCACCCGGCGACCACCACCCACCGCCAGCTCTCGCCCGAGGAGATGGCGCGCGCCGGGGTCAGCGAAGACCTGATCCGGCTCTCGGTCGGTCTCGAACACGTCGACGACATCATCGCCGACCTCGACCAGGCGCTCACCGCCTCGTCCTGA